From the genome of Yersinia enterocolitica, one region includes:
- a CDS encoding endolytic peptidoglycan transglycosylase RlpA, producing the protein MRKEWLWIGIAGVLLSACTSQPPAPQQQVQQTYNGPVEEIGGAEPRYEPFNPNFNQDYKANGQSYSIIKDPQNFTQVGLAAWYGEEANGNTTATGETFDPNALTAAHPTLPIPSYVRVTNVSNGRQIVVRVNDRGPYTPGRVIDLSKAAADRLNISNNTKVKIDFINVAPDGSLSGPGMVGTTIAKQSYALPSRPDLTSSGMGTPVQQDAPAVSAPVRPIANSNLSGADATQPVAPQSSGFLRASTPVPAGVLESSEPAVDSVSTLGAGPVTPPVVANPGPVTSSVATTGAATSGGYVVQVGALSDAQRAQTWQQSLSQRFGVPGKVDTNGSVHRVQLGPFSSRQQAVELQQRLSSEAQQQSFVVAAP; encoded by the coding sequence ATGCGTAAGGAATGGCTTTGGATAGGCATCGCAGGCGTGCTGTTATCAGCATGTACCAGTCAGCCTCCGGCACCCCAGCAACAGGTGCAACAGACGTACAACGGCCCGGTTGAAGAGATTGGCGGGGCAGAACCGCGCTATGAACCCTTTAATCCTAATTTTAATCAGGATTATAAAGCCAATGGCCAGTCTTACAGCATTATTAAAGATCCACAAAACTTCACTCAGGTGGGTCTTGCCGCTTGGTATGGCGAAGAAGCTAACGGCAATACAACCGCCACTGGCGAAACGTTCGATCCTAATGCATTGACCGCCGCCCACCCTACTTTGCCCATTCCAAGTTATGTGCGCGTCACCAATGTCAGTAATGGCCGCCAGATTGTGGTGCGCGTGAATGACCGTGGCCCGTATACCCCTGGGCGAGTAATTGATTTATCCAAAGCGGCCGCTGATCGCCTGAATATTTCGAATAATACCAAAGTGAAAATTGATTTTATCAATGTCGCACCTGATGGCTCGCTGTCAGGCCCAGGTATGGTCGGTACCACCATTGCCAAGCAAAGTTATGCCTTACCAAGCCGCCCGGACTTGACCTCCAGCGGGATGGGGACGCCAGTGCAACAGGATGCGCCCGCAGTAAGTGCGCCAGTGCGCCCTATCGCTAACAGTAATTTGTCTGGTGCGGATGCCACTCAACCGGTCGCGCCACAAAGTAGCGGCTTCCTGAGGGCATCGACTCCGGTACCGGCTGGCGTGTTGGAAAGCTCAGAACCTGCCGTGGATTCTGTATCCACTCTGGGTGCAGGGCCGGTGACACCACCGGTTGTTGCCAACCCAGGTCCCGTGACCTCATCAGTAGCAACAACAGGTGCTGCGACCTCTGGTGGTTATGTGGTTCAGGTCGGTGCGTTGAGTGATGCTCAACGGGCACAAACTTGGCAGCAAAGCCTGAGCCAACGTTTTGGGGTCCCGGGTAAAGTAGACACCAATGGTAGCGTGCATCGTGTCCAACTTGGGCCATTCAGTAGCCGCCAACAAGCCGTAGAACTGCAACAGCGCCTATCGAGCGAAGCTCAGCAGCAATCATTTGTGGTCGCGGCGCCTTAA
- a CDS encoding lipoyl(octanoyl) transferase LipB (lipoyl/octanoyltransferase; catalyzes the transfer of the lipoyl/octanoyl moiety of lipoyl/octanoyl-ACP onto lipoate-dependent enzymes like pyruvate dehydrogenase and the glycine cleavage system H protein), giving the protein MMPRLQQHKIILRQLGLQPYAPVSQAMHNFTEFRTDATPDEIWLVEHQHVFTQGQAGKAEHVLMPGDIPVIQSDRGGQVTYHGPGQQVMYVMIDLKRAKIGVRQLVTAIENTVIQTLAHFAIDSQARPDAPGVYVGQQKICSLGLRIRRGCSFHGLALNIDMDLEPFQRINPCGYAGMQMTQVSALKTGTTVADIQPILVREFTRQLGYPQAEQQPWSLADYLSSDVS; this is encoded by the coding sequence ATGATGCCTCGCTTGCAACAACACAAGATCATTTTACGTCAGCTAGGGCTACAACCCTATGCCCCCGTATCTCAAGCTATGCATAATTTCACTGAGTTCCGTACTGACGCCACTCCAGATGAAATCTGGCTGGTTGAGCATCAGCACGTTTTCACTCAAGGTCAGGCGGGAAAAGCCGAACATGTGCTGATGCCCGGTGATATTCCGGTTATCCAAAGTGATAGAGGCGGTCAGGTCACCTATCATGGCCCCGGCCAGCAAGTCATGTATGTCATGATTGACCTCAAGCGTGCCAAAATTGGCGTGCGGCAATTGGTTACCGCGATTGAGAATACCGTGATTCAGACATTGGCTCATTTTGCTATTGACTCACAAGCCCGCCCAGATGCCCCCGGTGTCTATGTCGGCCAGCAGAAAATATGCTCGTTGGGATTACGCATCCGTAGAGGTTGCTCGTTTCACGGGCTGGCCTTGAATATCGATATGGACCTGGAGCCGTTCCAACGCATAAACCCATGCGGTTATGCTGGCATGCAAATGACCCAAGTCAGTGCCTTAAAAACAGGGACAACTGTTGCTGATATCCAGCCAATCTTGGTGCGCGAATTTACCCGCCAATTGGGCTATCCGCAAGCGGAACAGCAGCCATGGTCACTGGCAGACTATTTATCATCTGACGTATCCTAA
- a CDS encoding serine-type D-Ala-D-Ala carboxypeptidase, whose translation MKYVTTSRIIKSLALSTVIVMSTASAANADDVNLKTMIPGVPQIDSEAYVLIDYNSGKVLAEMNADARRNPASLTKMMTSYVIGQAIKAGKIGPEDMVTVGKDAWATGNPEFKGSSLMFLKPGDRVPVSKLTRGINLQSGNDACVAMADYVAGSQDSFVNLMNNYVKALGLQNTQFKTVHGLDAEGQYSSARDMALIGQALIRDVPDEYAIYKEKEFTFNNIRQMNRNGLLWDTSLNVDGIKTGHTDAAGYNLVASATDGQMRLISAVLGGHTYKGRETESKKLLTWGFRFFETVAPLKVGKEFASEPVWFGDSDRVQLGVDKDVYLTIPRGRMKDLKASYVLNTPEIHAPLAKNQVVGMINFQLDGKTIDQRPLVVMNEVKEGGFFSRMVDYIKLMFHRWFG comes from the coding sequence ATGAAATATGTAACTACTTCTCGCATTATCAAGAGCCTGGCGCTCAGCACTGTTATTGTTATGAGCACAGCGTCTGCTGCAAACGCTGATGACGTCAATCTGAAAACCATGATCCCCGGCGTGCCACAGATCGACTCAGAAGCGTATGTGCTGATTGATTACAACTCCGGCAAAGTATTGGCAGAAATGAATGCTGATGCGCGTCGTAATCCGGCCAGCTTGACCAAAATGATGACCAGTTATGTTATCGGCCAAGCAATCAAAGCAGGCAAAATCGGGCCAGAAGATATGGTTACCGTGGGGAAAGATGCCTGGGCAACCGGCAATCCAGAATTCAAAGGCTCTTCGTTGATGTTTTTGAAACCCGGTGACCGTGTACCGGTTTCTAAACTGACTCGGGGTATCAATCTGCAATCCGGTAATGACGCCTGTGTCGCGATGGCTGATTATGTTGCTGGCAGCCAGGACTCATTCGTCAACCTGATGAACAACTACGTTAAAGCACTGGGCCTGCAAAATACCCAGTTCAAAACAGTTCACGGTTTAGATGCTGAAGGCCAGTACAGCTCTGCGCGCGATATGGCGCTGATTGGTCAAGCACTGATTCGCGATGTACCGGATGAGTATGCCATTTACAAAGAGAAAGAATTCACCTTCAACAATATCCGTCAGATGAACCGTAACGGTTTACTGTGGGATACCAGTTTGAATGTTGATGGTATTAAAACCGGTCATACCGATGCTGCTGGCTACAATCTGGTGGCCTCCGCTACCGATGGTCAAATGCGTTTGATCTCAGCCGTGCTGGGCGGTCACACCTATAAAGGCCGTGAAACCGAGAGTAAAAAATTACTGACCTGGGGCTTCCGTTTCTTTGAAACTGTCGCACCATTGAAAGTGGGTAAAGAGTTTGCGTCAGAGCCAGTCTGGTTCGGCGACAGTGACCGAGTGCAGTTGGGTGTTGATAAAGACGTCTACCTGACTATTCCACGTGGCCGTATGAAAGACCTGAAAGCCAGCTATGTACTGAATACCCCAGAGATTCATGCGCCACTGGCGAAGAATCAGGTTGTTGGCATGATTAACTTCCAGTTAGATGGCAAAACTATCGATCAGCGCCCATTAGTGGTGATGAATGAAGTTAAAGAAGGCGGATTCTTTAGTCGCATGGTGGACTACATCAAACTGATGTTCCACCGCTGGTTCGGTTAG